From Phycisphaerae bacterium, one genomic window encodes:
- a CDS encoding L,D-transpeptidase family protein: MQSLIRLAPSRMQRFQRPAKASWPILAAVIAVAVGVWGLYAWKYAAPANSGAGLADSSASPATGEDGAPLTTLRATRATDDLEPEQLPSSGLSQSVGVNSPSNLEGEGIEIKLKGESAATPVPITQQPVVSPSPQPSLLKGEGGLRDARLFLAKGDLVAARNDFSAALQRGLPPDQESEARHELERIAGALLFSRAANTTDPLTAVHTVAPGDSIHAIARQHRVTDELVMRINNISEPNRLAVGQRLKVIKGPFRAVISKSRHRMDVYLGEVLVRSFRVGLGTNGGTPTGSWIVRNKLANPDWTDPRNGRHYLADDPDNPIGERWIGLEGVAGEAVGKQGFGIHGTIDPASIGENLSMGCVRLAPDDVKFVYDLLVERQSPVEIRS; encoded by the coding sequence ATGCAATCTTTAATTCGTCTCGCGCCATCGCGGATGCAGCGTTTTCAGCGTCCGGCCAAGGCCTCCTGGCCCATCCTGGCGGCGGTCATCGCCGTCGCGGTCGGTGTCTGGGGGCTTTATGCATGGAAATATGCCGCGCCGGCGAATTCGGGGGCGGGCCTGGCGGATTCTTCGGCGTCGCCGGCTACCGGCGAGGACGGCGCGCCGCTGACGACGCTGCGCGCCACGCGGGCGACGGACGACCTGGAACCCGAACAGCTTCCCAGCAGCGGGCTTTCACAGTCGGTCGGCGTGAACTCGCCTTCGAATCTGGAGGGCGAGGGGATTGAAATCAAGTTGAAGGGTGAATCAGCGGCTACGCCCGTTCCGATCACACAGCAGCCGGTTGTCTCACCCTCACCCCAGCCCTCTCTCTTGAAGGGAGAGGGGGGCTTGCGGGATGCACGGCTTTTCCTGGCCAAAGGCGATCTCGTCGCGGCTCGGAATGACTTTTCCGCGGCCTTGCAACGGGGACTTCCGCCCGATCAGGAGTCGGAGGCTCGCCACGAATTGGAGCGGATCGCCGGCGCCCTGCTCTTCAGCCGCGCGGCCAACACGACCGACCCGCTGACCGCCGTGCATACGGTAGCGCCCGGGGACTCCATCCACGCGATTGCCCGGCAACACCGGGTCACCGACGAACTGGTCATGAGAATCAACAACATCTCGGAGCCCAACCGGTTGGCCGTGGGTCAGCGGCTGAAGGTGATCAAGGGTCCGTTTCGCGCGGTGATCTCCAAGTCGCGTCATCGGATGGACGTGTATCTGGGCGAGGTGCTGGTGCGCTCGTTTCGCGTGGGACTGGGGACCAACGGCGGTACGCCGACGGGTTCGTGGATCGTGCGCAACAAGCTGGCCAATCCCGACTGGACCGATCCGCGAAACGGGCGGCACTATCTCGCGGACGATCCGGACAATCCGATCGGCGAGCGCTGGATCGGCCTGGAAGGCGTCGCCGGCGAGGCGGTCGGCAAGCAGGGCTTCGGCATTCACGGCACGATCGACCCGGCCAGCATCGGCGAGAATCTCTCCATGGGGTGCGTCCGACTCGCGCCGGACGATGTGAAGTTCGTCTATGACCTCCTGGTCGAGCGGCAGTCGCCGGTCGAGATCCGTTCGTAG
- a CDS encoding endonuclease V: MAIMKLPPPLHRWNLTPRQAIRLQGRLAQRVRQTPLRGPVRFVAGGDGAFVDGGRAIVAAWVVWDVVDQCVVEERWARRPVRFPYVPGLLTFREAPALLAAARKLQRIPDVFLLDGQGRAHPRRIGLASHVGLCLGRPTIGCAKSRLCGEDCAPPAAAGSSAPLMLDGEEVGRVLRTQTGVRPVYVSVGHRVTLADAVRVTLRCCTTYRVPEPTRLADQLVGRLKREWTGRAGERA; encoded by the coding sequence ATGGCGATCATGAAGCTGCCGCCGCCGCTGCACCGCTGGAATCTGACCCCGCGCCAGGCGATCCGCCTGCAAGGGCGGCTCGCACAGCGCGTGCGGCAGACGCCGCTTCGCGGGCCAGTTCGCTTCGTGGCCGGCGGGGATGGGGCGTTCGTGGACGGCGGCCGCGCGATCGTCGCGGCGTGGGTCGTGTGGGATGTCGTCGATCAATGCGTCGTCGAAGAGAGGTGGGCGCGGAGGCCGGTGCGCTTTCCCTATGTGCCGGGGCTGCTGACGTTTCGGGAGGCGCCCGCGCTGCTCGCCGCAGCGCGAAAGCTCCAGCGCATTCCCGATGTCTTCCTGCTCGACGGTCAGGGCCGGGCGCATCCGCGCCGGATCGGTCTGGCGTCGCACGTCGGCCTGTGTCTGGGCCGACCCACGATCGGCTGCGCCAAGAGCAGACTGTGCGGGGAGGACTGTGCGCCACCCGCGGCGGCAGGCTCTTCGGCGCCCTTGATGCTCGACGGCGAGGAAGTGGGCCGCGTCTTGCGGACACAGACCGGCGTTCGGCCCGTGTATGTCAGCGTCGGTCATCGGGTGACGCTGGCAGACGCCGTCCGCGTGACGCTGCGTTGTTGCACGACGTACCGCGTTCCCGAACCGACGCGACTGGCGGATCAGTTGGTGGGGCGCTTGAAGCGGGAATGGACGGGGCGGGCCGGCGAGCGCGCATAA
- a CDS encoding ATP-binding protein: MTDSERGKLERRVLVLTLTNKDAALTQSLLERAGLCGVCCSSLEQVCAELEAGAGAVLLAEEAIATCQNDCLAKWLAAQPPWSDLPVLILAHSGANSEAVMRAMELLGNVTVLERPIRVAALVSSVRTALRARGRQYQMRNQLIERERSMEGLAFLAAIIAASDDAIISKTLQGIILTWNGAAKRLFGYSAKEAIGKSITLIIPPEKQEEERSILERLGRGERIEPFDTVRVANDGRRIDIALTVSPIWSADGKIIGASKIARDITQRKRTEAALLQADRRKDEFLAILGHELRNPLAPIRNSLHILRMNRRNDSATDHVGEMMERQVNHMVRLVDDLLEVSRITRGKIELRKEQIEVAAVVRSAVETSGPLIEELGHQLAVTIPTEPLFLEADPVRLTQVLANLLNNAAKYTATGGQIWLSVRREAQELVISVRDTGMGISQEMLSRVFDMFTQFDQLDDRGKGGLGIGLTLVKSLVELHGGRVSAHSDGPGKGSEFIVRLPLVTVHRPIDVQRPKELTSPPLASPRILVVDDNRDSADSMGMLLKMLGADVRVAYDGPEAIEAITTHKPLAVLLDIGMPGMDGHEVARWVRQQPGAQDMTLIALTGWGQMEDRLRTQTAGFDYHLVKPADVTALKTLLASIESRMGNQGMARQP; the protein is encoded by the coding sequence GTGACCGACTCCGAACGGGGGAAACTGGAGAGGCGCGTTCTCGTCCTGACTCTGACGAACAAGGACGCGGCGCTGACGCAATCTCTCCTGGAGCGGGCCGGGCTGTGTGGCGTCTGTTGCTCCTCCCTGGAACAAGTCTGCGCGGAATTGGAGGCGGGCGCCGGGGCCGTACTCCTGGCCGAGGAAGCGATCGCGACCTGCCAAAATGATTGTCTTGCCAAATGGCTGGCCGCCCAGCCGCCGTGGTCGGATTTGCCCGTGCTGATCCTGGCGCATTCCGGAGCGAACTCGGAAGCTGTGATGCGGGCCATGGAACTCCTGGGCAACGTCACCGTCCTGGAGCGGCCCATCCGAGTGGCGGCGCTCGTGAGTTCCGTCCGAACCGCCCTTCGGGCCCGCGGGCGGCAGTACCAGATGCGCAACCAACTGATCGAGCGGGAGCGCAGCATGGAAGGGCTCGCGTTCCTGGCCGCCATAATCGCGGCGTCCGACGACGCGATTATCAGCAAGACCCTTCAGGGGATCATCCTGACCTGGAACGGCGCGGCCAAACGTCTTTTCGGCTATTCCGCGAAGGAGGCCATCGGCAAGTCAATCACGCTGATCATCCCGCCGGAAAAGCAGGAGGAGGAACGGTCGATTTTGGAACGTCTGGGCCGCGGTGAGCGAATCGAACCCTTTGACACGGTGCGCGTGGCCAACGACGGCAGGCGAATCGACATCGCCTTGACGGTGTCGCCGATTTGGAGCGCCGACGGCAAGATCATCGGCGCCTCCAAGATCGCGCGGGACATCACCCAGCGCAAGCGGACGGAGGCAGCGCTGCTGCAGGCGGACCGCCGCAAGGACGAGTTTCTCGCCATCCTCGGCCACGAATTGCGCAACCCGCTCGCGCCCATCCGCAACTCCCTGCACATCCTGCGGATGAACCGCCGGAATGACTCGGCGACGGACCACGTCGGCGAAATGATGGAGCGGCAGGTCAACCACATGGTTCGCCTGGTGGACGACTTGCTGGAAGTGTCCCGGATTACGCGCGGAAAGATCGAGTTGCGAAAGGAACAGATCGAGGTGGCCGCCGTGGTGCGCAGCGCCGTGGAAACGAGCGGGCCGTTGATCGAGGAACTGGGCCACCAGTTGGCGGTGACCATCCCCACCGAACCGCTTTTCTTGGAGGCCGATCCGGTTCGTCTGACCCAGGTGCTGGCGAACCTCCTGAACAACGCCGCGAAATACACGGCCACGGGCGGGCAAATCTGGCTTTCGGTCCGGCGCGAGGCGCAAGAGCTGGTTATTTCCGTCCGGGATACGGGCATGGGCATTTCCCAGGAAATGCTCTCCCGGGTGTTCGACATGTTCACGCAATTCGACCAACTCGACGATCGCGGCAAGGGCGGCCTGGGCATCGGCCTGACGCTGGTCAAAAGCCTGGTTGAATTGCACGGCGGACGCGTGTCGGCCCATAGTGACGGACCCGGCAAGGGCAGCGAATTCATCGTCCGGTTGCCATTGGTGACCGTCCATCGCCCGATCGACGTGCAACGACCGAAGGAGCTGACATCTCCCCCGCTCGCTTCACCCCGGATCCTGGTGGTCGATGACAACCGCGACTCAGCCGACAGCATGGGCATGTTGCTGAAGATGCTCGGCGCCGATGTTCGCGTCGCCTATGACGGACCGGAGGCGATCGAAGCGATCACGACCCACAAGCCCCTCGCGGTACTGCTGGATATCGGCATGCCGGGCATGGACGGCCATGAAGTGGCCCGATGGGTTCGACAACAGCCCGGCGCCCAGGACATGACGCTCATCGCCCTGACGGGATGGGGGCAAATGGAAGATCGCCTCCGCACCCAGACGGCGGGGTTCGATTACCACCTCGTCAAACCGGCGGACGTGACGGCGTTGAAAACGCTCCTGGCCTCTATCGAAAGCCGAATGGGAAATCAGGGTATGGCTCGCCAACCCTAA
- a CDS encoding SDR family NAD(P)-dependent oxidoreductase yields the protein MELYGKVAVITGAASGIGRATCEAMLDKGIEAVAVVDRSSAIVDMSHTINDEAGRQVLFPYAGDVTSDAFREEVFTDLRKRFGVVQICIPAAGITRDRLAVRLNKDTGKAEIYPRRDLEEVLAINLIAPIMWATETVATVAEDRARRGLGRWEPSEGTQGGIVFIGSVSSAGNRGQVSYASSKAGLGGAQATLAKEFIFHGIRCNIIHPGYTDTPMVQALGQDLIHEHILPHTQLRRLLRPDEIADAICFMLRNSAVSGSLWVDAGWHPAA from the coding sequence ATGGAACTATACGGAAAAGTCGCGGTCATCACCGGGGCGGCGAGCGGCATCGGTCGCGCGACCTGCGAGGCCATGCTGGACAAGGGCATCGAGGCCGTCGCCGTCGTCGATCGCAGCTCGGCCATCGTGGACATGAGCCACACCATCAACGACGAGGCCGGTCGCCAGGTCCTCTTTCCCTACGCCGGCGACGTGACCAGCGACGCCTTTCGCGAGGAGGTCTTCACCGACCTGCGCAAACGCTTCGGCGTCGTGCAGATCTGCATCCCCGCCGCGGGCATCACCCGCGACCGACTCGCCGTGCGGCTCAACAAGGACACCGGCAAGGCCGAGATCTACCCCCGCCGCGATCTCGAGGAAGTCCTCGCCATCAACCTCATCGCCCCAATCATGTGGGCGACAGAGACCGTCGCGACCGTCGCCGAAGATCGTGCCCGCCGCGGCCTGGGCCGCTGGGAGCCGTCGGAAGGCACGCAGGGCGGAATCGTCTTCATCGGCTCGGTCTCCTCGGCCGGCAATCGCGGTCAGGTCTCTTACGCCTCGTCGAAGGCCGGTCTCGGCGGCGCGCAGGCCACGCTCGCCAAGGAGTTCATCTTCCACGGCATCCGCTGCAACATCATCCACCCCGGCTACACCGACACACCCATGGTCCAGGCCCTCGGTCAGGACCTGATCCACGAACACATCCTCCCCCACACACAGCTCCGGCGGCTCCTGCGACCGGACGAAATCGCCGACGCGATCTGCTTCATGCTCCGCAACTCGGCGGTCAGCGGGTCGCTTTGGGTCGACGCGGGCTGGCATCCGGCGGCGTAG
- the phaC gene encoding class III poly(R)-hydroxyalkanoic acid synthase subunit PhaC, which produces MNSAPPNPFATLWPSMPQMFTPDPKEFFDRLAAMPKVIETAQRVKVGATPRDVIYREDKLKVLRYQSPVEKKYRTPLVLVFALVNRPYILDLLPHKSVVQQFLKAGFDVYLVDWGVPTDSDKHLTIEDYIELYLHNVVKSVCEYTGEPQVSLLGYCMGGTLSAMYTALHQDMVKNFILMAAPVDWSDRDALLSVWTDAKYFDVDKVIDTFGNAPPAWLQGSYAILKPVSNLIEKYLGFYERMTDEKFVEEFFAMETWVNDNIPVAGETFRQFVKDCFQKNLLVQGKLRLGAKTVNLANITCPILNLMASGDHLVPCGQSAPFNDCVGSKDRKAITFPAGHIGLSVGSKAQKELWPKVCEWLGERSDAVASGPRAGRKTPGAPAVTAGAPAGRGKRVTPRRNRR; this is translated from the coding sequence ATGAACAGTGCCCCCCCCAATCCTTTCGCAACGCTGTGGCCATCCATGCCGCAGATGTTCACCCCCGATCCCAAGGAATTCTTCGATCGCCTCGCGGCCATGCCCAAGGTAATCGAGACCGCCCAGCGCGTGAAAGTCGGCGCGACGCCGCGCGACGTGATCTACCGCGAGGACAAGCTCAAGGTCCTGCGCTACCAGTCGCCGGTCGAGAAGAAATACCGCACCCCGCTCGTCCTCGTCTTTGCACTGGTCAATCGGCCGTACATCCTCGACCTCCTCCCGCACAAGAGCGTCGTCCAGCAGTTCCTCAAGGCCGGCTTCGACGTCTATCTCGTCGATTGGGGCGTCCCGACCGACTCCGACAAACACCTGACGATCGAGGACTACATCGAACTCTACCTGCACAACGTCGTGAAGAGTGTCTGCGAATATACCGGCGAGCCCCAGGTCTCACTGCTCGGATATTGCATGGGCGGCACCCTGAGCGCGATGTACACCGCGCTGCATCAGGACATGGTCAAAAACTTCATCCTCATGGCCGCCCCCGTCGATTGGTCCGATCGCGACGCCCTGCTCTCCGTCTGGACCGACGCGAAATATTTCGACGTGGACAAGGTCATCGACACCTTCGGCAACGCCCCGCCGGCCTGGCTGCAGGGCTCTTATGCCATCCTTAAGCCCGTCTCCAATCTGATTGAAAAATACCTGGGCTTCTACGAGCGCATGACCGACGAGAAGTTCGTCGAAGAGTTCTTCGCGATGGAGACGTGGGTCAACGACAACATCCCCGTCGCCGGTGAGACGTTCCGGCAGTTCGTAAAGGACTGCTTCCAGAAGAACCTGCTCGTGCAGGGCAAGCTCCGCCTCGGGGCCAAGACAGTCAATCTCGCCAACATCACCTGCCCGATCCTGAACCTCATGGCCAGCGGGGATCATTTGGTCCCCTGCGGTCAGAGCGCGCCGTTCAACGATTGCGTCGGCTCAAAGGATCGCAAAGCGATCACTTTCCCGGCTGGGCACATCGGCCTGTCCGTGGGGAGCAAGGCCCAGAAGGAACTCTGGCCGAAGGTCTGCGAATGGCTCGGCGAGCGCAGCGACGCTGTAGCATCCGGCCCCCGTGCCGGACGTAAAACACCCGGTGCGCCCGCCGTTACGGCCGGCGCCCCGGCCGGCCGTGGAAAAAGAGTAACACCTCGGCGAAACCGCCGATAG
- a CDS encoding polyhydroxyalkanoate synthesis regulator DNA-binding domain-containing protein, with protein MNNAPNTSASDPLPPPREIKKYPNRRFYDVTDSRHVTLNDLYKIVRGGGQIVVTDSKTGADITNVILTQIMLEHDPPKLDLFPPALLHQAIQSNQQMIRRFIDEYFAQAMDAFVASRRSFDDFLAKSGFSALSPTAPLDWVRMLLPGAAWGGSRPAGHAEAPPAADRDSPAALSELTRQLASLSAEVETLRQKAGRSAAAKSKRKRPRKKPGHR; from the coding sequence ATGAACAATGCTCCGAATACCTCCGCGTCCGATCCTCTCCCGCCCCCGCGGGAAATCAAAAAATACCCCAACCGCCGCTTTTACGACGTCACCGACAGCCGCCACGTGACGCTCAACGACTTGTACAAAATCGTCCGGGGGGGCGGTCAGATCGTGGTGACCGACTCGAAGACCGGCGCGGATATTACCAACGTCATCCTCACTCAGATCATGCTGGAGCACGACCCGCCCAAGCTCGACCTCTTTCCGCCCGCGCTTCTGCACCAGGCCATCCAAAGCAACCAGCAGATGATCCGCCGGTTCATCGACGAGTACTTCGCGCAGGCCATGGACGCTTTTGTCGCCTCGCGGCGCAGCTTCGACGATTTCCTGGCCAAGTCCGGTTTCAGCGCGCTGTCGCCCACGGCCCCGCTCGATTGGGTGCGGATGCTGCTGCCCGGCGCAGCGTGGGGGGGAAGCCGACCCGCGGGCCATGCCGAGGCTCCGCCTGCGGCGGACCGCGACTCCCCAGCCGCCCTTTCCGAGCTGACTCGCCAGCTCGCATCGCTCAGCGCCGAAGTGGAGACCTTGCGACAAAAGGCTGGGAGAAGCGCCGCGGCGAAATCGAAGCGAAAACGCCCACGGAAGAAACCCGGACATCGGTAG
- a CDS encoding sulfur transferase domain-containing protein produces MPNTLFHYTAAFMFLAVAGCAQPDGGPVTIPTTSVKNLKQDGAVFVAGAPTPEGLDEMKDRGVTTIIDLRRPEEAAYDEEAAARARGLNYIRLPMPSDQLTPQQADAFIDALRPHEHEKVLIHCAGGSRAAAMYGLYLGTEKSCPTAEALRRARQAGLKNEKLTEDLTREVDRRRTAGE; encoded by the coding sequence ATGCCGAACACGCTTTTTCACTATACCGCCGCCTTTATGTTTCTCGCCGTCGCGGGCTGTGCGCAACCCGACGGTGGACCGGTCACGATCCCCACTACCTCGGTCAAGAACCTGAAGCAGGATGGCGCGGTCTTTGTCGCCGGCGCGCCCACTCCCGAGGGGCTCGACGAGATGAAGGACCGCGGGGTGACGACGATCATCGACCTTCGGCGGCCGGAGGAAGCGGCCTATGACGAGGAAGCGGCCGCGCGGGCACGGGGTCTGAACTACATCCGGCTCCCCATGCCCTCCGATCAACTCACGCCGCAGCAGGCGGACGCGTTCATCGATGCGCTGCGCCCGCATGAGCACGAAAAAGTCCTGATCCATTGCGCCGGCGGAAGCCGCGCGGCGGCAATGTACGGCCTTTATCTCGGAACGGAAAAGAGCTGTCCGACGGCCGAAGCGCTCCGCCGCGCCAGGCAGGCGGGACTGAAGAACGAAAAGCTCACGGAGGATTTGACGCGCGAAGTCGATCGGCGCCGGACGGCCGGCGAGTGA
- a CDS encoding TlpA disulfide reductase family protein, which translates to MTRFTFSCPVALILLFPVLAWAEATPEAKEILTKANAAAQKLDAISFEAQYTVDGDFVGKFPQVSGRVLAVRGEPGKAHRLFVQGATQMPGQSQTAGFRFATDGDDAFKIEEQTRTCLSGKLANAQVSEVNVLFPAKYFGDIFQNELTRGATTLEGVQTIEGVECDVVKFIPDSSGNNSVSYFLGKKDGLVRRIENAMKIMMPGAPGPVSGRVIFNARNIDTAPKTDANAFRLPCPEGYRAQVFQGAFNQVAENAKGFLPSGSLAPDWELKTPDGKTVSLKSLRGKVVVMDFWSSWCGPCKMAMPGLQKVHEAFKDKPVAILGINCRERSPAGEKAAMEFVRQKALTYTQLLKGDSVAAAYKVSGIPCFYVIGPDGKVLYATAGFQPQLHDYMKGIIEKSLPTQAAAGANKEGAGASQ; encoded by the coding sequence ATGACCCGTTTCACGTTTAGTTGTCCGGTCGCGCTAATCCTCCTTTTTCCCGTCCTCGCATGGGCCGAAGCGACGCCAGAGGCCAAGGAAATTCTGACCAAGGCGAACGCCGCCGCCCAGAAGCTGGACGCGATTTCATTTGAGGCCCAATACACAGTCGACGGCGATTTCGTAGGGAAGTTCCCCCAGGTCAGCGGTCGAGTGCTGGCGGTTCGCGGCGAACCCGGCAAGGCGCACCGCCTGTTTGTCCAGGGCGCGACGCAAATGCCGGGCCAGTCCCAGACCGCGGGCTTTCGCTTTGCCACCGACGGCGACGACGCGTTCAAGATCGAGGAGCAGACCCGAACCTGCCTGAGCGGCAAGCTCGCCAATGCCCAGGTCTCGGAAGTCAATGTGCTCTTTCCGGCCAAATACTTCGGCGACATATTTCAGAATGAGTTGACCCGCGGGGCCACGACGCTCGAAGGCGTTCAGACGATTGAAGGCGTGGAGTGCGATGTCGTGAAGTTCATCCCGGATTCCAGCGGAAACAACTCGGTGTCCTACTTTCTGGGGAAGAAGGACGGCCTCGTGCGGCGCATCGAAAACGCCATGAAAATCATGATGCCCGGGGCCCCCGGCCCCGTGTCCGGCCGCGTCATCTTCAACGCCCGGAACATCGACACCGCGCCGAAGACTGATGCCAACGCCTTCCGGCTCCCCTGTCCCGAAGGATATCGAGCCCAGGTCTTCCAGGGCGCCTTCAATCAGGTTGCCGAAAACGCCAAGGGATTTCTCCCGTCGGGCAGTCTGGCGCCGGACTGGGAACTCAAGACGCCCGACGGCAAGACGGTCAGCTTGAAGAGCCTGCGCGGCAAGGTCGTAGTGATGGATTTTTGGTCGAGTTGGTGCGGCCCGTGCAAGATGGCGATGCCCGGACTGCAGAAAGTACACGAGGCATTCAAGGATAAGCCCGTGGCCATCCTGGGCATCAACTGTCGCGAGCGGTCGCCGGCCGGCGAGAAAGCGGCGATGGAGTTCGTGCGGCAAAAGGCATTGACCTATACGCAGCTCCTCAAGGGCGATTCAGTGGCTGCCGCGTACAAGGTCTCCGGAATTCCCTGCTTTTATGTCATCGGACCCGATGGCAAGGTGCTCTACGCGACGGCGGGATTCCAGCCGCAGCTTCATGATTACATGAAGGGCATCATTGAGAAATCCCTGCCCACTCAAGCGGCGGCCGGTGCGAATAAAGAAGGCGCCGGGGCGAGTCAGTAA
- the ribD gene encoding bifunctional diaminohydroxyphosphoribosylaminopyrimidine deaminase/5-amino-6-(5-phosphoribosylamino)uracil reductase RibD, with product MTNESRYMGRAIALAWRGQGHVEPNPMVGCVIVKNGRVVGEGYHRRFGGPHAERMALAAAGRRSRGATLYVTLEPCCHFGKTPPCVDAIIRAGVRRVVAAVRDPNPLVAGKGLARLRRAGIKVEVGLMKPEAEQLAAPFIVCQTLGRPYVILKWAQSIDGKIATRSGDSRWITSIESRRMAHALRARVDAIVVGVDTVLADDPELTARWVRPKRVATRVVLDSRFRTPLSSRLVRSARRVPTLVVGAKSPASAGRRRRLESAGCQVLPMPVDATGIDLARLLCVLREMGMTNVLVEGGGKALGGFVEARLADEAVVFVGPKLIGGETAPGPLRHRGPRLMRDLPAVEIARISHIGHDLCYDMRFSRSK from the coding sequence ATGACCAACGAGTCACGTTACATGGGCCGGGCGATTGCACTAGCCTGGCGAGGGCAGGGCCACGTCGAGCCCAATCCGATGGTTGGGTGTGTGATCGTCAAGAACGGTCGCGTCGTGGGCGAGGGATACCATCGGCGATTCGGCGGGCCACACGCTGAACGGATGGCGCTGGCTGCGGCAGGTCGCCGGTCGCGTGGGGCCACGCTCTATGTCACGCTGGAACCGTGTTGCCATTTCGGAAAGACGCCGCCGTGCGTCGATGCGATTATTCGCGCGGGCGTTCGACGGGTCGTGGCCGCGGTGCGTGATCCCAACCCGCTTGTGGCGGGCAAGGGCTTGGCGCGGCTTCGCCGCGCGGGCATTAAGGTAGAAGTCGGGCTCATGAAGCCGGAGGCCGAGCAGTTGGCGGCCCCGTTCATCGTGTGTCAAACGCTGGGCCGACCGTACGTCATCCTCAAGTGGGCCCAATCCATCGATGGGAAAATCGCCACGCGAAGCGGCGATTCCCGGTGGATTACGTCGATCGAGAGTCGCCGGATGGCGCACGCCCTCCGGGCGCGCGTGGACGCGATCGTGGTGGGCGTGGATACGGTTTTGGCGGACGATCCCGAATTGACCGCGCGATGGGTTCGGCCGAAGCGCGTCGCCACGCGCGTCGTTCTCGATTCACGATTTCGGACACCTCTGTCATCGCGCCTTGTACGATCGGCGCGGCGCGTACCGACGCTGGTGGTTGGAGCGAAGTCACCGGCGTCGGCCGGCCGGCGTCGGCGATTGGAGTCGGCGGGATGCCAGGTGCTCCCCATGCCGGTCGATGCGACGGGGATCGATCTCGCCAGGCTGCTGTGCGTACTGCGGGAAATGGGGATGACCAACGTCCTTGTGGAGGGGGGCGGTAAGGCCCTCGGGGGGTTCGTGGAGGCCCGTCTGGCCGACGAGGCCGTCGTTTTTGTCGGTCCTAAGTTGATCGGCGGGGAAACCGCCCCGGGCCCGTTGCGACACCGGGGACCGCGGCTGATGCGGGACCTTCCGGCCGTTGAAATCGCTAGGATTTCGCACATCGGGCACGATCTTTGCTATGATATGAGGTTCTCCCGCAGCAAGTAA